A stretch of the Conger conger chromosome 3, fConCon1.1, whole genome shotgun sequence genome encodes the following:
- the gmppaa gene encoding mannose-1-phosphate guanyltransferase alpha-A isoform X1 encodes MQEKREDGSKLLAQQNLQNTKDHQCIACHGPVKTMLKTVILIGGPQKGTRFRPLSFEVPKPLFPVAGVPMLQHHIEACAKVPNMKEILLIGFYQPNEELTRFLSCAQQEYKISIRYLQEYSALGTGGGLYHFRDQILSGGPEAFFVMNADVCSEFPLPDMLDFQKEHGDPHSFVILGTTANRKQSMNYGCIVENQQTNEVLHYVEKPSTFVSDIINCGIYLFTPEIFQHIGMVFQKNQQDMLLYPYEGEEQTNGWQRAEVIRLEQDIFTALAGQGKLYVYKTHRFWSQIKSAGSAIYASRLYLNQYHKTHPERLATNEDGGPKISGNVYIHPTANIDPTAVLGPNVSIGTGVTIGAGVRVRESIILHGATLQDHSCVLNSIVGWDSTIGKWARVEGTPSDPNPNDPYAKIDSETLFRDGKLTPSITILGCNVNIPSEVIILNSIVLPHKDLNRSFKNQIIL; translated from the exons ATGCAAGAGAAACGGGAAGACGGCAGCAAG CTATTAGCCCAGCAAAATCTGCAAAACACGAAAGACCATCAGTGCATAGCCTGCCACGGACCAGTAAAAACAATGTTGAAAACTGTGATTCTCATCGGAGGCCCACAAAAAG GCACACGGTTTCGACCGCTGTCCTTTGAGGTGCCGAAGCCGCTCTTCCCAGTGGCAGGAGTACCGATGCTTCAACATCACATTGAAGCCTGTGCAAAG GTTCCGAATATGAAAGAAATTCTGCTTATTGGGTTTTACCAGCCAAATGAAGAGCTCACAAGATTCTTATCCTGTGCACAGCAGGAATATAAAATCTCCATAAG GTACCTTCAGGAGTACTCCGCTCTGGGCACAGGAGGGGGCCTCTACCATTTTCGAGACCAGATCCTGTCCGGAGGCCCAGAGGCTTTCTTCGTCATGAACGCAGATGTTTGTTCAGAGTTTCCTCTGCCAGACATGCTGGACTTCCAGAAGGAACACGGGGACCCACACAGCTTTGTCATCCTCGGGACAACG GCTAACCGGAAGCAGTCCATGAATTACGGCTGCATCgtggaaaaccagcaaacaAATGAG gtgcTGCATTACGTGGAAAAGCCAAGCACATTCGTCAGTGATATAATCAACTGTGGGATTTACCTGTTCACACCAGAAATCTTCCAGCACATTGGGATGGTGTTCCAAAAGAACCAGCAAGACATGCTTCT ATATCCCTACGAGGG agaggagcagacCAACGGCTGGCAGCGGGCGGAGGTGATCCGGCTAGAACAGGACATTTTCACAGCGCTGGCTGGCCAAGGCAAGCTCTACGTCTACAAAACCCATCGCTTCTGGAGCCAGATCAAGTCGGCCGG ATCAGCAATATATGCCAGTCGCTTGTACCTGAACCAGTACCACAAGACTCATCCGGAAAGACTGGCCACAAATGAAGATGGAGGGCCAAAAATAAGTG GGAATGTATACATTCATCCAACAGCCAATATTGATCCTACAGCCGTG TTGGGTCCCAACGTCTCCATTGGCACAGGGGTGACAATCGGTGCTGGTGTCCGGGTGAGAGAATCCATTATCCTTCATGGAGCCACGCTACAG GATCACAGTTGTGTGTTGAACAGCATTGTGGGATGGGACAGTACAATCGGCAAGTGGGCAAGAGTGGAGGGGACCCCCAGTGACCCCAACCCTAATGATCCCTATGCCAAAATCGACAGCGAGACATTGTTCCGTGACGGAAAGCTGACCCCTTCTATAACCATTTTAG gtTGTAATGTGAATATACCTTCAGAAGTGATTATCCTCAACTCCATTGTCCTCCCACACAAGGACCTTAACCGAAGTTTCAAAAATCAGATAATACTCTAG
- the gmppaa gene encoding mannose-1-phosphate guanyltransferase alpha-A isoform X2 gives MQEKREDGSKLLAQQNLQNTKDHQCIACHGPVKTMLKTVILIGGPQKGTRFRPLSFEVPKPLFPVAGVPMLQHHIEACAKVPNMKEILLIGFYQPNEELTRFLSCAQQEYKISIRYLQEYSALGTGGGLYHFRDQILSGGPEAFFVMNADVCSEFPLPDMLDFQKEHGDPHSFVILGTTANRKQSMNYGCIVENQQTNEVLHYVEKPSTFVSDIINCGIYLFTPEIFQHIGMVFQKNQQDMLLEEQTNGWQRAEVIRLEQDIFTALAGQGKLYVYKTHRFWSQIKSAGSAIYASRLYLNQYHKTHPERLATNEDGGPKISGNVYIHPTANIDPTAVLGPNVSIGTGVTIGAGVRVRESIILHGATLQDHSCVLNSIVGWDSTIGKWARVEGTPSDPNPNDPYAKIDSETLFRDGKLTPSITILGCNVNIPSEVIILNSIVLPHKDLNRSFKNQIIL, from the exons ATGCAAGAGAAACGGGAAGACGGCAGCAAG CTATTAGCCCAGCAAAATCTGCAAAACACGAAAGACCATCAGTGCATAGCCTGCCACGGACCAGTAAAAACAATGTTGAAAACTGTGATTCTCATCGGAGGCCCACAAAAAG GCACACGGTTTCGACCGCTGTCCTTTGAGGTGCCGAAGCCGCTCTTCCCAGTGGCAGGAGTACCGATGCTTCAACATCACATTGAAGCCTGTGCAAAG GTTCCGAATATGAAAGAAATTCTGCTTATTGGGTTTTACCAGCCAAATGAAGAGCTCACAAGATTCTTATCCTGTGCACAGCAGGAATATAAAATCTCCATAAG GTACCTTCAGGAGTACTCCGCTCTGGGCACAGGAGGGGGCCTCTACCATTTTCGAGACCAGATCCTGTCCGGAGGCCCAGAGGCTTTCTTCGTCATGAACGCAGATGTTTGTTCAGAGTTTCCTCTGCCAGACATGCTGGACTTCCAGAAGGAACACGGGGACCCACACAGCTTTGTCATCCTCGGGACAACG GCTAACCGGAAGCAGTCCATGAATTACGGCTGCATCgtggaaaaccagcaaacaAATGAG gtgcTGCATTACGTGGAAAAGCCAAGCACATTCGTCAGTGATATAATCAACTGTGGGATTTACCTGTTCACACCAGAAATCTTCCAGCACATTGGGATGGTGTTCCAAAAGAACCAGCAAGACATGCTTCT agaggagcagacCAACGGCTGGCAGCGGGCGGAGGTGATCCGGCTAGAACAGGACATTTTCACAGCGCTGGCTGGCCAAGGCAAGCTCTACGTCTACAAAACCCATCGCTTCTGGAGCCAGATCAAGTCGGCCGG ATCAGCAATATATGCCAGTCGCTTGTACCTGAACCAGTACCACAAGACTCATCCGGAAAGACTGGCCACAAATGAAGATGGAGGGCCAAAAATAAGTG GGAATGTATACATTCATCCAACAGCCAATATTGATCCTACAGCCGTG TTGGGTCCCAACGTCTCCATTGGCACAGGGGTGACAATCGGTGCTGGTGTCCGGGTGAGAGAATCCATTATCCTTCATGGAGCCACGCTACAG GATCACAGTTGTGTGTTGAACAGCATTGTGGGATGGGACAGTACAATCGGCAAGTGGGCAAGAGTGGAGGGGACCCCCAGTGACCCCAACCCTAATGATCCCTATGCCAAAATCGACAGCGAGACATTGTTCCGTGACGGAAAGCTGACCCCTTCTATAACCATTTTAG gtTGTAATGTGAATATACCTTCAGAAGTGATTATCCTCAACTCCATTGTCCTCCCACACAAGGACCTTAACCGAAGTTTCAAAAATCAGATAATACTCTAG